A region from the Lolium perenne isolate Kyuss_39 chromosome 4, Kyuss_2.0, whole genome shotgun sequence genome encodes:
- the LOC127323213 gene encoding uncharacterized protein, with the protein MEAKMESLELEDNGDHQPSLESPLASGVIYDNTPICPRVGSEYQAEIPELSTEDDRHQLMTSLQESMVLGYDYADMIGSDIPIMWESSEVHNEEELRRQYSSETEAKASSQSEDSKATSFCPIGNNTSDHDSTYQDPHSVVPVDLMKSGSNQAHDENLDSCSTQQGLNFTNMPLTQQGEIKQFTPQPGLSSSLWSGIEAECFLLGLYIFGKNLSLLSRFAGNKTVGNVLSYYYGKFYGRDEYKRWSDCRKARTRRCILGERIFTGWQQQEIISRLKSIILKEAHDSLLEIFKSFNNRQTSLEDLVFSIKSIVGTEAFVEAVGIGKGKHDLTGFVLDPSKPNQVLSVHPDMPTGKDCSLLASEDIIKFLTGGYRISKTRSNDLFWEAVWPRLITRGWRSEQPKDVRPTKNCIVFLVPGIKKFSRSKLTKGTHYFDSVSDVLKRVAADPVLLEPGVGGMDNGVTAEKNGYSTDMNLNQDGHLDGHQELPKFTVIDTTLVQGEEPFRVRELRKLPADANVRFGPSCHSGSTVSFSSSDEQDEDDQSSDDQKVYRRFTADANDTEMVSVRNEGKENQVDLLENMFTAPSSSYPVNGHSSNSTSNEVDLTCFIGPKTKTERRKYLSPVSKHRKLSSCTNDQTRRRSFSSSKGDGLVREKMKPLSISSKPTVVDVGCNFQTKIFARCSTKEKPYEQVKVASNSRTKDRSNGKNACNLNKDKSFECKSLAMPKVRSNIRISKANFSEGAGVCSLVGRVTPETVLDGKTNTNGHMKAGEDLTISNSYWVPDVSEATGGPAIPQPDLASPVNSRRHGSRNRAPTAKALEAVALGLLGGKRKDEPKSSRTSRPRKRAHKSLVYTPTNSDTDKSTMEVDAQP; encoded by the exons ATGGAGGCTAAG ATGGAGTCACTTGAACTCGAAGACAATGGTGATCACCAACCATCTTTAGAATCTCCCCTTGCTTCAGGTGTGATATATGACAACACACCTATATGTCCACGCGTTGGAAGTGAATACCAGGCAGAAATCCCTGAACTGTCCACAGAGGATGACCGTCATCAGCTCATGACCAGCTTACAGGAAAGTATGGTGCTTGGTTATGATTACGCTGATATGATTGGGTCAGATATACCAATTATGTGGGAATCAAGTGAAGTCCATAATGAGGAGGAACTACGGAGACAGTATTCTTCAGAAACTGAAGCAAAAGCCAGCAGCCAGAGCGAGGATAGTAAGGCGACCTCATTTTGTCCAATCGGAAATAATACAAGTGACCATGATTCAACATACCAGGATCCACACTCAGTGGTGCCTGTAGATCTGATGAAATCTGGCAGCAATCAAGCACATGATGAGAACTTGGATTCCTGTTCTACTCAACAAGGTCTCAACTTTACTAATATGCCATTGACACAGCAAGGGGAAATCAAGCAATTTACTCCACAGCCTGGTTTATCCAGTTCCCTTTGGAGTGGTATTGAGGCAGAATGTTTTCTTCTCGGTCTCTACATTTTTGGTAAAAATCTAAGCCTGTTGAGCAGGTTTGCTGGTAATAAGACTGTTGGGAATGTGCTATCGTACTACTACGGAAAATTCTACGGAAGAGATGAGTATAAAAGATGGTCAGACTGCAGAAAAGCAAGAACTAGAAGATGCATTCTTGGAGAACGCATCTTTACAGGTTGGCAGCAGCAAGAGA TTATATCTCGTCTGAAATCTATAATCCTCAAAGAAGCTCATGATTCATTACTCGAG ATCTTCAAATCTTTTAACAACAGACAGACATCTTTAGAGGATCTGGTCTTTTCTATAAAATCCATTGTTGGAACAGAAGCTTTTGTGGAGGCTGTTGGAATTGGTAAAGGGAAGCATGATTTGACTGGATTTGTTCTGGACCCATCTAAACCAAACCAAGTTCTTTCTGTTCACCCTGACATGCCTACAGGCAAAGATTGTTCCTTGCTTGCTTCAGAAGATATAATCAAGTTCTTGACAGGTGGTTACAGAATAAGCAAGACACGATCGAATGATCTTTTCTGGGAAGCTGTCTGGCCCCGTTTGATTACAAGAGGGTGGCGTTCAGAGCAGCCCAAAGATGTGAGACCAACTAAGAATTGCATTGTGTTTCTTGTGCCAGGTATCAAAAAGTTTTCAAGAAGTAAACTCACTAAAGGGACTCATTATTTTGATTCTGTGAGTGATGTCCTTAAACGAGTGGCAGCAGATCCTGTTCTTCTTGAGCCAGGGGTTGGTGGAATGGACAATGGCGTTACTGCGGAGAAAAATGGGTATTCCACAGATATGAATCTGAATCAAGATGGTCATTTGGATGGTCATCAGGAGCTTCCAAAATTCACAGTTATCGATACCACCTTGGTCCAGGGGGAAGAGCCATTCAGAGTCAGGGAGCTGAGGAAATTACCAGCTGATGCAAATGTTCGGTTTGGCCCTTCATGCCATTCTGGTAGTACTGTGAGTTTCAGTTCCTCGGACGAGCAAGATGAGGATGATCAATCATCAGATGACCAGAAAGTTTATCGACGATTTACAGCTGATGCGAATGACACTGAAATGGTTTCAGTGCGCAATGAAGGCAAAGAAAACCAAGTCGATTTACTGGAAAACATGTTCACTGCACCATCCTCTAGTTATCCAGTCAATGGCCATTCATCTAATAGCACTAGTAATGAAGTTGATTTGACATGCTTCATTGGACCCAAAACAAAAACTGAAAGGCGTAAGTATTTATCCCCAGTGTCAAAGCACAGAAAATTATCCAGCTGTACAAATGACCAGACCCGTCGGCGCAGCTTTTCTTCCTCGAAAGGAGATGGTTTAGTGAGAGAGAAAATGAAGCCACTGTCGATTTCATCAAAACCAACTGTTGTCGATGTTGGTTGTAATTTTCAGACCAAAATATTTGCGAGAtgttccacgaaggagaagccataTGAGCAGGTAAAGGTTGCATCAAACTCTCGTACCAAAGACAGGTCAAATGGGAAAAATGCGTGCAATTTAAATAAGgacaagtcctttgagtgcaagagctTGGCGATGCCCAAAGTTCGTTCAAATATCAGAATCTCTAAAGCAAATTTTTCTGAAGGGGCAGGGGTTTGTAGTTTGGTTGGTCGGGTTACACCGGAGACAGTGCTAGATGGTAAGACAAACACAAATGGTCACATGAAGGCTGGGGAAGATCTCACCATTTCAAACAGCTATTGGGTTCCTGATGTTTCAGAGGCAACAGGAGGGCCTGCTATCCCGCAACCTGATCTGGCTTCACCGGTGAATTCTCGGAGGCACGGATCCAGGAACAGAGCACCCACAGCAAAAGCTTTGGAAGCAGTTGCCTTGGGGCTCCTTGGAGGAAAGCGTAAGGATGAACCGAAAAGCTCTAGGACAAGCAGGCCTCGCAAGAGAGCTCACAAATCCTTGGTTTATACGCCTACAAATAGTGACACAGACAAGTCCACCATGGAGGTTGATGCGCAACCGTGA